Within the Nitrospirota bacterium genome, the region CCAAACAAATTTCAACGGACTTTTCAAGCGAAAAACCCGTTGCTTTTTGAACCTGAAGGATCACTTCGTCGAAAGAGTGGACGTCATCGTTATAGAGAATCACATTCCACGGCAGGTCGGTTTGCAGGCCGCTTTCCGTTTCCTCCAGTAAAATCGTTCCCGGTTGTTCCAGCGATAAGATTGACAAATAGGTCCTCTTAATTATTTTTTTTTCGGGTCATCAGGTTTTTTAGATCTTCCCAGTGCGTTACCGGGGGTGAACAGGTAAAATTTTCGCAAAAATATGCGGTGACCTGGCCATTTACCATTCGTTTTTCCGAAATGGTTTTGAGCGGACCTGAGCCTTCGACCTCTTTTTCAGTCACCGGATAGATTGCGGTATGAGGAAGGTAGATCTCCTTTAAACGGTCCAGCCACGGATTGATATCCTCCAGGTTTGGTCCAACAAGCACCACCTGGTTTTTTCTGACGTTATCATCGTAGGCGCAAAGAAAGCTCCCGAAACCAAAGGGATTCCCTTCCATTTGTTCAGCATAGATTTTAAATAAAACCTTTGCGAAATCGAGATAAACCTTTTGTTCCGTATGATCATAAAGACGGCTTAAATTCCGGGCGGCA harbors:
- a CDS encoding ATP-dependent Clp protease adaptor ClpS, coding for MLLEETESGLQTDLPWNVILYNDDVHSFDEVILQVQKATGFSLEKSVEICLEAHNKGRAICYSGNLEKCIKVANILKEIRLHVEIDQTATF